One genomic region from Melioribacteraceae bacterium encodes:
- a CDS encoding sigma-54 dependent transcriptional regulator, translating into MNKLIFIVDDEEAILKMLTHWCKTQWNYNVKTFTNGSDALNSLNENPDLVLLDIMLPDINGNDVLRTIKSKHPNLPVIMLSAQGSVEVALESVRLGAFDYFPKPIDKNRLEPAIRNALKNYDLERELENLKENLQKEFSFENIVSADDRMQEAFKMVSKVLNNDITVLITGESGTGKELVARAIHYNGKRKDAPFVVVNCASIPRELLESELFGHEKGSFTGAHQRKIGKFELARGGTIFLDEIGEMEMSLQAKILRVIQMKEFERIGGNEIIKSDVRIISATNRDLKNAVESKGFREDLYYRLSSFPIHIPPLRERRRDIVVLIDHFVKHFNQKLGKNIKNLSKTTLKILYDYDWPGNVRELENTIERCLILSDGDLIEQDVLPDSITMQLKSGHMISSAEIFNDSSPVVPFEKLKEEAIKHALKVTNNNIVEAARKLKIGRATLYRLMEKYKISAEKK; encoded by the coding sequence ATGAATAAGCTTATTTTCATTGTGGATGATGAGGAGGCAATTCTTAAAATGTTGACACACTGGTGCAAGACCCAGTGGAATTATAACGTTAAAACATTCACAAACGGCAGTGATGCTCTTAATTCTTTAAACGAAAATCCGGATCTGGTTCTGCTGGATATTATGCTTCCGGATATAAACGGAAATGATGTCTTACGAACTATAAAATCGAAACATCCCAATCTTCCTGTTATTATGCTTTCTGCACAGGGAAGCGTTGAAGTTGCACTTGAATCCGTCCGGCTTGGTGCCTTCGATTATTTCCCTAAACCGATCGATAAAAACCGTCTTGAACCTGCTATTAGAAACGCATTAAAGAATTACGACCTGGAACGTGAATTAGAAAACCTGAAAGAGAATCTCCAGAAAGAATTCAGTTTTGAAAATATCGTCTCCGCGGACGACAGGATGCAGGAAGCGTTCAAAATGGTTTCAAAAGTCCTGAATAATGATATAACCGTTTTAATAACAGGTGAGAGTGGTACTGGTAAGGAATTGGTTGCCCGGGCCATTCATTATAACGGCAAAAGAAAGGACGCCCCTTTTGTTGTTGTTAATTGTGCTTCGATTCCGCGCGAACTTCTTGAAAGCGAACTGTTCGGTCATGAAAAAGGATCGTTTACCGGCGCTCACCAGAGAAAGATCGGAAAGTTTGAATTAGCCAGAGGAGGTACAATATTTCTGGATGAGATTGGCGAAATGGAAATGTCGCTGCAGGCAAAAATATTGCGTGTGATTCAGATGAAGGAGTTCGAACGCATTGGCGGTAATGAGATTATTAAAAGTGATGTGCGGATTATCTCGGCTACAAACAGGGATTTGAAGAATGCCGTTGAATCAAAAGGTTTCAGAGAGGATCTTTATTACCGTTTAAGTTCATTCCCTATTCATATTCCCCCGTTGCGCGAACGGAGAAGGGATATTGTGGTACTTATCGATCACTTTGTTAAACATTTTAATCAGAAGCTCGGCAAAAATATTAAGAATCTTTCTAAGACGACACTTAAAATACTTTATGATTACGACTGGCCTGGTAACGTAAGAGAACTTGAAAACACAATTGAGCGCTGCCTCATTCTAAGCGATGGCGATCTAATTGAACAGGATGTTCTGCCCGATAGCATTACGATGCAACTAAAAAGCGGCCACATGATTTCATCCGCTGAAATTTTTAACGACAGTTCTCCCGTAGTTCCTTTTGAGAAATTGAAAGAAGAAGCCATAAAACACGCTTTAAAGGTAACCAATAATAATATTGTTGAAGCAGCCAGAAAATTGAAAATTGGAAGGGCAACTTTATACAGGCTGATGGAGAAATATAAGATCAGTGCAGAAAAAAAATAG
- a CDS encoding PAS domain-containing sensor histidine kinase, whose protein sequence is MTGRLADILRGIQSSIRFDAGYLFKKGKKSFSILCDIGLTDIENGNIAAINKLIADKNSALADLYKSKQFIRLKEESGLLSIYRDKILVNNSCDFYLVLLSREKLPDLKSIKTKISEHTDAIKKELLESGPAVESDIDQLYKEALTTIPTVIYSTDAGGDRYHFITDAVRNLFGYSPQEIYENKLLILRSIDQDHFHKFRGFTDRLRKGEVCSVEYRMKDRFGKERWVRHSGIPILREGEVVRVVGTINEISEEKIVQLKLENSEEKFRMLIDTADDLIFILNGFGYFSLVNKNGASALGYVPEEMIGKHFLEFIDKEDESKIAEAFTRILSSSEVTTFEAVFLDRFDKSVTFEIHAKPMMSDGEVSGMISIGRNITNRKLDEQKIRDLNAKLVEANRIISIERERARHKINVLEELNKLKSEFISNISHELRTPLASIVGFAETILSDPDLPKETAREFNEIILSEGKRLAKLINDVLDFSKLESGEEELKKESFNLADLFHEIIDLYQKQLTEKEIHLSKDFPEDEINIVADRARIGQVIYNLMSNSIKFTNKGGRIFLFLVDHGREVEFNITDTGIGIPEKDIPRLFDKFTKIQRPGAPLMGAGFGLVTVKQIVELHKGVVRVRSEENKGSTFIIRLPKQ, encoded by the coding sequence ATGACCGGTAGACTTGCAGACATACTCCGCGGTATTCAATCGTCAATCAGATTTGATGCGGGTTATCTATTTAAAAAGGGGAAAAAATCCTTTTCGATTTTGTGTGATATCGGGCTAACTGATATTGAAAACGGGAATATTGCCGCAATTAATAAATTGATTGCCGATAAGAATTCGGCTCTAGCCGACCTCTATAAATCTAAACAATTTATCCGTTTAAAAGAGGAGTCGGGCTTACTCTCTATTTACAGGGATAAAATACTGGTGAATAATTCATGCGATTTCTATTTAGTCCTTTTAAGTAGAGAAAAATTACCTGATTTAAAATCAATCAAAACGAAAATCAGCGAGCATACCGATGCTATAAAAAAAGAACTTCTGGAGTCCGGCCCGGCGGTTGAATCCGATATTGATCAGCTCTATAAAGAAGCATTAACTACAATTCCTACTGTCATCTATTCTACTGATGCAGGGGGAGATAGATATCATTTTATTACTGACGCGGTTAGAAATCTCTTCGGCTATTCTCCGCAGGAGATCTACGAAAACAAGCTTCTTATTCTCCGATCAATCGATCAGGATCACTTCCATAAATTTCGCGGCTTTACAGACAGGCTAAGAAAAGGTGAAGTCTGTTCGGTTGAGTACAGAATGAAAGACCGTTTCGGTAAAGAGCGCTGGGTTAGACATTCGGGAATTCCGATATTGAGGGAAGGCGAGGTTGTACGTGTTGTTGGAACAATTAATGAAATATCGGAAGAGAAAATTGTTCAGCTCAAACTCGAAAACTCCGAAGAAAAATTCAGAATGCTTATTGATACAGCCGACGACCTGATATTTATTCTTAACGGGTTCGGATATTTCAGCCTTGTAAATAAGAACGGCGCAAGTGCTCTTGGTTATGTCCCTGAAGAAATGATAGGAAAGCATTTTCTTGAGTTCATTGATAAAGAAGATGAATCCAAAATAGCCGAAGCATTCACAAGAATTTTAAGTTCAAGCGAAGTAACCACTTTTGAAGCGGTTTTTCTGGACCGGTTTGATAAAAGCGTTACCTTTGAGATCCATGCAAAACCGATGATGAGCGACGGCGAAGTCTCCGGAATGATTAGCATCGGAAGAAATATTACAAACCGGAAACTCGACGAACAGAAAATCCGGGACCTTAATGCAAAACTTGTTGAGGCCAACAGGATCATCTCTATCGAAAGGGAAAGAGCCCGGCATAAAATAAATGTACTTGAGGAGCTGAATAAACTTAAAAGCGAATTTATCTCGAATATTTCTCATGAATTGCGTACACCCCTTGCCTCAATCGTCGGTTTCGCAGAGACAATACTTTCCGACCCGGATCTTCCGAAAGAGACGGCCCGGGAGTTCAACGAGATTATTCTTAGCGAAGGAAAAAGACTTGCCAAACTGATTAATGATGTCCTCGATTTTTCAAAACTGGAATCGGGAGAGGAGGAGCTGAAAAAGGAAAGCTTTAATCTCGCGGATCTTTTTCATGAAATAATTGATTTGTATCAAAAACAGTTGACCGAAAAAGAAATTCATCTCTCAAAAGATTTTCCTGAAGACGAAATTAATATTGTTGCAGATCGGGCAAGAATTGGTCAGGTAATTTATAATCTTATGTCCAACTCAATTAAGTTTACTAACAAAGGGGGCAGAATATTTCTTTTTCTGGTTGATCACGGCAGGGAAGTCGAATTTAACATTACTGATACGGGCATTGGAATTCCGGAAAAAGATATTCCGAGATTGTTCGATAAATTTACCAAAATTCAGAGACCCGGCGCACCACTGATGGGTGCCGGATTCGGACTTGTAACAGTTAAACAGATTGTAGAACTTCATAAGGGTGTAGTACGCGTTAGAAGCGAGGAGAATAAAGGTTCTACTTTTATTATCAGGTTACCTAAACAGTAG
- a CDS encoding MFS transporter, whose protein sequence is MNKNIYLALVGIGIGGIGFGLITPVTVLLLEQAGASSFITGSTTMTGYLSIALFSRFTGRLIDKLGVKRVLLAGLIIWMLGAVAHVFWFIYPLLYPIKFLMGIGGTFIFVSTEVMINHYSNDSNRGKNISLYVVLLSAGVAVGTLLIWTINLADWVPFVIGALIMFVVLIFEYLILDDFRIKSSEEIPEKMPLSRMPVIGLLAGIVYGLFESSIIVALPMYGLRNRFGTEEVSIFLASFVVGGIVLLYVIGSIADKLSKHRLLLYISSILALLFLIPVAVKEFVTLLIAFFAMGGIVPAFYTVGLNYTVEQVNKKYMAQANGFFVMMYGLGTIAGPLLGSLTVELDKQYGYWIMASVLCLLFYIYLFQKPRSNA, encoded by the coding sequence ATGAACAAGAATATCTATCTTGCCTTAGTCGGTATCGGGATTGGAGGAATTGGATTCGGTCTGATAACCCCTGTTACTGTTCTGCTTCTTGAACAGGCGGGAGCGTCGAGTTTTATTACCGGCTCTACAACTATGACTGGCTACCTGAGTATAGCCCTGTTTTCCCGTTTTACAGGAAGATTAATCGATAAACTCGGTGTAAAAAGAGTCCTTCTCGCCGGATTGATTATCTGGATGCTCGGCGCAGTTGCGCACGTCTTCTGGTTTATTTACCCGCTTTTATATCCGATAAAATTTTTAATGGGAATCGGAGGCACGTTTATTTTTGTTTCAACCGAGGTTATGATTAATCACTATAGCAATGATTCCAATCGGGGTAAAAACATAAGTCTTTATGTTGTTCTGCTTTCCGCGGGGGTTGCTGTGGGTACGCTATTGATATGGACAATTAATTTAGCAGATTGGGTTCCTTTCGTTATCGGAGCTTTGATAATGTTTGTAGTACTGATTTTCGAGTATCTTATACTGGACGACTTTAGAATTAAATCATCCGAAGAAATTCCGGAAAAGATGCCGCTTTCCAGAATGCCCGTTATCGGTCTTTTGGCCGGAATTGTATATGGGCTTTTCGAATCCTCTATTATAGTTGCTCTTCCGATGTACGGTTTAAGGAACCGGTTTGGAACTGAGGAAGTTTCGATCTTTCTTGCGTCATTTGTCGTTGGAGGAATTGTTTTACTTTATGTAATCGGTTCGATCGCCGATAAGTTGAGCAAACACCGGCTTCTTCTTTACATCTCTTCTATCCTTGCGCTACTCTTTCTGATTCCTGTCGCAGTTAAAGAATTCGTTACTCTGTTAATAGCCTTTTTTGCAATGGGAGGAATTGTTCCCGCGTTTTATACCGTTGGATTAAATTACACAGTCGAACAGGTGAATAAAAAATATATGGCACAGGCAAACGGTTTCTTTGTGATGATGTACGGTTTAGGTACAATTGCCGGTCCACTTTTAGGCTCTCTGACCGTTGAGCTGGATAAGCAATACGGATATTGGATAATGGCCTCGGTATTGTGTCTTTTATTTTACATATACCTGTTCCAAAAGCCCCGTTCCAACGCTTGA
- a CDS encoding peptidase U32 family protein, producing the protein MENRRKPLLLAPAGNWTMLNTAISAGADEIYFGVKDLNMRAKANNFDISELPEIVSACREKNVKTHLTLNSIVFEHELEQLDRIVKAAKSAGVDMIICWDHAVIMKCREYGIPFCISTQASISNSQAALYFENLGAGRVVLARECTLDKIIEIKQKTNVEVEVFIHGAMCIAVSGRCFMSHEIFDKSANRGECIQPCRREYEIIDKDDKYSMIVGEDYILSPKDLCTIGFIDKLIEAGIDAFKIEGRKRSPEYIGKTVSVYREAIERYFSNTLSREKKEDLENELKKVYNRGFSPGFYLGQPGSESYAKSYGSIATTRKVYAGKVVNYYKKSKIAQIKIEAEKISSGDLIYITGNTTGNLEISVGEIYKDDLLIATAEKGDNVTIQCGERVREFDKVYKIIELER; encoded by the coding sequence ATGGAAAACAGAAGAAAACCGCTTTTGCTCGCGCCGGCCGGCAACTGGACAATGCTCAACACAGCTATTAGTGCCGGAGCCGATGAAATCTATTTCGGCGTGAAAGACCTTAACATGCGGGCCAAAGCAAACAACTTTGATATATCCGAGCTGCCGGAGATCGTTTCCGCGTGCCGGGAAAAGAATGTTAAAACACATCTTACGCTCAACAGCATAGTATTCGAGCACGAACTTGAACAACTCGACCGCATTGTGAAAGCCGCCAAATCCGCCGGCGTTGATATGATAATCTGCTGGGACCATGCGGTTATAATGAAATGCCGGGAATACGGAATTCCTTTCTGCATAAGCACTCAGGCTTCTATATCCAACTCTCAAGCAGCACTGTATTTCGAAAATCTCGGTGCCGGAAGGGTAGTTCTGGCTCGCGAGTGTACTCTTGATAAAATAATTGAGATAAAACAGAAAACCAATGTGGAAGTAGAAGTTTTTATTCACGGCGCTATGTGTATTGCTGTCAGCGGAAGATGCTTTATGAGTCACGAGATATTCGATAAAAGCGCCAACCGCGGAGAATGTATTCAACCCTGCAGAAGAGAATATGAGATCATCGACAAGGACGATAAGTACTCTATGATAGTCGGAGAGGATTATATACTGTCGCCAAAAGACCTCTGTACAATAGGGTTTATAGATAAACTTATTGAAGCCGGAATTGACGCGTTCAAAATTGAAGGAAGAAAGAGAAGTCCGGAGTATATTGGTAAAACCGTTTCGGTTTACAGAGAGGCGATTGAGAGGTATTTTTCGAATACTCTTTCGCGGGAAAAGAAAGAGGATCTGGAAAATGAATTGAAGAAAGTCTATAACCGGGGATTCTCGCCCGGATTTTATTTGGGTCAGCCGGGTTCGGAAAGTTATGCCAAAAGTTACGGAAGCATAGCAACGACAAGAAAAGTATATGCGGGTAAGGTGGTTAATTATTATAAGAAAAGTAAAATTGCTCAAATCAAGATTGAAGCTGAAAAAATTTCGAGCGGGGATTTAATTTATATTACCGGCAATACTACCGGAAATCTGGAAATATCCGTCGGTGAAATTTATAAAGACGATTTGCTGATTGCTACCGCTGAGAAAGGGGATAACGTAACAATTCAATGCGGAGAGAGAGTCCGCGAGTTTGACAAAGTATATAAAATTATTGAGCTGGAGAGGTGA
- a CDS encoding STAS domain-containing protein: MEFKSEKFSDVMVIHVFLTRATLAKAVTFKEYVSGIVNSGSHKIIIDLSICEYIDSTFLGAMVAILKKVNSLNGDLRLVYNKEVPSLLFVLTRMDKVFKTFTALDDALASFNVSGNKPPTLNWK, translated from the coding sequence ATGGAATTCAAGTCGGAAAAATTCAGTGATGTGATGGTCATTCACGTCTTTTTGACGAGGGCGACATTGGCCAAAGCGGTTACCTTTAAAGAATATGTTAGCGGCATTGTAAACAGCGGTTCACATAAAATAATTATTGACCTGAGTATTTGCGAATATATCGATTCAACTTTCCTCGGCGCAATGGTTGCTATTCTTAAAAAAGTAAATTCACTTAACGGGGATTTAAGACTTGTTTATAACAAGGAAGTCCCTTCGTTATTATTTGTTCTAACGAGAATGGACAAGGTTTTTAAAACCTTCACAGCACTCGATGACGCACTGGCAAGCTTTAATGTTTCCGGCAATAAACCGCCGACATTAAACTGGAAATAA
- a CDS encoding kelch repeat-containing protein encodes MKVRIFALLILFLFTLQISSQQYRWRVVGTMKYPVSGAQVVYDIASGSDKIYLFGGYSDSLQSAVDWIQEYDVVKNTWTIVGRMLQTRDQFVADIWKNSIMYFGGTVESSTDKNAIETWDYKIVTNLPSVYDRGRNFGRSFSTGQVIGDNFYIIGGDAQNPSDTLDYIVGYNLNTKQVGFTFKSPSSNTLSQRMTFIVGSNIFIFGGVMNGVTNAIQRFNIPQQRLENLTEQLLEVRAAGSAVYNPLSQKGFIIGGYNEKLGALNTVEEIEFRPDGTLEIRQGPPLTYARTNLMAVAYKNGLVAVFGGRTDRGHSGNTVPYVEILEQVTSVEDETSVIPLSHKLYPNYPNPFNPSTNIQYELADGSNISLDIYSVLGEHVINLEKGFAKAGSHTKVWNGLDTNGSKVPSGIYFLTLKISGDSFKKTAGSIQTQKMILIK; translated from the coding sequence ATGAAGGTAAGAATATTCGCGTTGTTGATATTATTTCTCTTTACACTTCAGATCTCTTCCCAGCAATACAGGTGGAGAGTTGTTGGAACAATGAAGTATCCGGTTTCGGGAGCCCAGGTTGTATATGATATTGCATCGGGCAGTGATAAGATATATCTCTTCGGCGGGTATTCGGATTCCCTCCAGAGTGCCGTCGATTGGATCCAGGAATATGACGTGGTTAAAAATACATGGACTATTGTCGGCCGAATGCTTCAAACCCGCGATCAGTTCGTTGCAGATATATGGAAAAACAGCATTATGTATTTCGGCGGTACTGTTGAATCATCTACCGATAAAAATGCGATTGAAACATGGGATTATAAAATCGTTACGAATCTGCCGTCGGTTTATGATAGGGGAAGGAATTTCGGAAGGTCGTTTTCCACGGGTCAGGTGATAGGAGATAATTTTTATATAATCGGCGGGGATGCCCAGAACCCGAGCGATACGCTCGATTATATTGTCGGTTATAACCTTAATACAAAACAGGTCGGATTTACTTTCAAATCCCCGTCGTCGAATACACTAAGTCAGAGAATGACTTTTATTGTCGGGAGCAATATTTTCATATTCGGCGGTGTAATGAACGGAGTAACCAACGCTATTCAGAGATTTAATATTCCGCAGCAGAGACTTGAGAATCTGACCGAACAGCTTCTCGAAGTGCGCGCAGCTGGTTCTGCCGTTTATAATCCCTTAAGTCAGAAAGGATTTATAATCGGCGGTTATAACGAGAAGCTGGGAGCCCTTAACACGGTTGAAGAGATAGAGTTCCGGCCAGATGGAACTCTCGAAATTAGACAGGGTCCGCCCCTTACATATGCCCGCACAAATCTTATGGCGGTTGCATATAAAAACGGCCTCGTTGCTGTTTTCGGTGGCAGAACCGACCGTGGTCATTCCGGCAACACCGTGCCTTATGTCGAGATCCTGGAACAGGTCACTTCAGTTGAGGATGAGACATCTGTCATTCCGTTATCACATAAACTCTATCCGAATTATCCCAATCCATTTAATCCATCTACGAATATTCAGTATGAACTTGCGGACGGATCAAATATTTCTCTCGATATTTACTCGGTGCTCGGCGAACACGTAATAAACCTGGAAAAAGGATTTGCAAAAGCCGGATCGCATACAAAAGTATGGAACGGTCTGGATACAAACGGAAGTAAAGTTCCCAGCGGAATTTATTTCCTCACACTTAAAATCAGCGGGGATAGTTTTAAGAAAACCGCCGGATCAATTCAAACACAAAAAATGATCCTTATCAAATGA
- a CDS encoding serine/threonine-protein kinase, producing the protein MLGITTEILFEKFEILEVLKKDEHAAVFLANHVYLSKKIILKVLNTQKISDHALVERFKREAKLLAKLDHPNIIKVLDFGTAKEYFYISFEYIDGVSLRNIFKTKSLEPDQKEKLMVQLLKALDFAHAHQIIHRDIKPENIFIDKNLNLKLGDFGLALSAEDNFVTNPYSIVGTPSYMSPEQVRGAKLNPQSDLFSAGVVLFEMFTGRNPFLKENVSLTLNEIMGFDEGNISNQVKDLPEQIGNLLSKLLQKNLSKRYDSAREILNELNIPDEQPTMTVEQYERESGRSKKLLWLMAIVSVVAILIIIMMKLENPGVESNLNPENKEISNSTDTAGRNNSESGINRDEINQDEVNPANLNKPLVEQGNNKMDQDQSQNVPVVKYGQLLVNVSPYAEVFIDGERIGLTPFTKPLVYQEGEHTIKLVHPDYPVFSDVVNVIQGETTRFRVSLESTIGYIRCRVAPWGNVYVNEDFKGTTPLPEKELIRVAPGPVRLVIKHPSYKDIDTAFTISRGDTLNFRFTFKK; encoded by the coding sequence ATGCTTGGAATAACAACTGAAATATTGTTCGAAAAATTCGAAATACTTGAAGTCCTTAAAAAAGATGAACACGCGGCCGTTTTCCTTGCGAATCATGTTTATCTGAGCAAGAAAATTATTCTTAAAGTTCTCAACACGCAGAAAATATCCGACCATGCGTTGGTGGAACGTTTTAAACGGGAGGCAAAACTTCTTGCAAAGCTTGATCATCCGAATATTATTAAGGTTCTCGACTTCGGAACAGCCAAAGAATATTTTTATATTTCGTTCGAATATATAGACGGCGTGAGCCTTCGCAACATATTTAAAACAAAATCTCTTGAGCCTGATCAGAAAGAAAAACTGATGGTTCAGCTCCTTAAAGCTCTCGACTTTGCACACGCTCACCAGATAATTCACCGTGATATCAAGCCCGAGAATATTTTCATCGATAAAAATCTTAATCTTAAACTCGGCGATTTCGGACTGGCTCTTTCCGCCGAGGACAACTTTGTTACTAATCCGTATTCAATTGTCGGAACCCCGAGTTATATGTCGCCGGAACAGGTCCGAGGCGCAAAATTAAATCCCCAATCCGATCTCTTCTCTGCGGGTGTTGTTTTGTTTGAAATGTTTACAGGCAGGAATCCGTTCTTAAAAGAGAATGTTAGCTTAACACTAAATGAAATAATGGGATTCGACGAGGGAAACATTTCGAACCAGGTTAAAGACTTACCGGAACAGATCGGGAATTTACTTTCAAAACTTCTTCAGAAAAATTTATCTAAAAGATATGATTCTGCGCGGGAAATTCTTAACGAATTGAATATACCCGATGAACAGCCGACAATGACAGTTGAACAGTATGAAAGGGAGAGCGGGAGATCGAAAAAACTCTTATGGCTAATGGCCATTGTTTCGGTTGTAGCAATTCTGATAATAATTATGATGAAGCTGGAGAATCCGGGAGTTGAATCAAATTTAAATCCCGAGAATAAAGAGATTTCTAATAGCACCGATACTGCGGGAAGGAACAATTCCGAATCCGGCATAAATCGGGATGAGATCAATCAGGATGAAGTAAATCCCGCTAATCTTAATAAGCCTCTTGTTGAGCAGGGGAATAATAAAATGGATCAGGACCAATCTCAGAATGTGCCCGTTGTAAAATACGGCCAGCTCCTGGTTAATGTTTCTCCGTATGCAGAAGTTTTTATTGACGGAGAAAGAATCGGGTTAACACCATTCACAAAACCGCTGGTTTATCAGGAAGGCGAGCATACAATTAAACTTGTTCATCCCGATTATCCTGTTTTTTCGGATGTTGTTAATGTTATACAGGGAGAAACAACAAGATTCAGGGTTTCTCTGGAATCAACAATCGGGTATATCCGGTGCAGAGTAGCTCCCTGGGGAAATGTCTATGTAAATGAAGATTTTAAGGGAACAACACCGCTTCCGGAAAAAGAATTGATAAGAGTGGCACCGGGTCCGGTCCGACTTGTAATAAAACACCCGAGTTATAAAGACATTGATACGGCCTTTACAATTTCCCGCGGGGATACATTAAATTTCAGATTCACTTTCAAAAAGTAA
- a CDS encoding sigma 54-interacting transcriptional regulator, producing the protein MKNLVTENISHVKNLSREEFEALYEFTQILNSATRQDSLIEDTIDIVIKIINAERGIFVKYDDSTNNFSIITGRKISSENITDLGEFSSGILQKVIQEKKPLLYHDVMSDPHLSQFESVQIHRIKSVIGVPIKRNGKVWGVIIADSTLDRREFTEENLTFLNFFSNLVSLALDKILKLEELEKENIILTNKLQSTEEIPDMIGASVVMRNLSQLLYKVAQTDATVLIVGESGTGKEIAAKAIHQLSKRKEKPFLAQFCGSIPDNLLESELFGYKKGAFTGANSDKQGLIEAAEGGTFFLDEIGDISTALQAKLLRVLESREIIRLGDTKVKKADVRIIAATNKDLHSLTKDGQFREDLFYRLNVFPIKMPPLRERREDIPMLASYFARKLGRKDVSIDPSAIKKLENYYWPGNIRQLINVVQRALILSDTNRISNEHIIMEDSRDVADFKGTLHEFEMLLLKKRLEEFNGNRTLTAKSLDVSVRWIQLKLKEMGEQ; encoded by the coding sequence ATGAAAAATCTTGTTACTGAAAATATTAGCCATGTTAAAAATCTTTCCAGGGAAGAGTTCGAAGCTCTATACGAGTTTACACAGATTTTAAATTCCGCTACCCGACAGGATTCTTTAATTGAAGATACAATCGACATTGTAATTAAGATTATTAATGCCGAACGGGGGATTTTTGTTAAATACGACGACTCTACAAATAATTTTTCGATAATTACGGGGAGGAAGATCTCGAGTGAAAACATTACAGACCTCGGCGAGTTTTCTTCGGGAATACTTCAGAAGGTAATACAGGAAAAGAAACCTCTCTTATATCACGATGTAATGAGCGACCCGCACCTTTCTCAGTTTGAAAGCGTTCAGATTCACAGAATTAAATCGGTGATCGGTGTGCCGATTAAAAGGAACGGGAAAGTCTGGGGTGTTATTATTGCCGATAGTACTCTGGACCGCCGGGAATTCACCGAAGAAAATCTCACATTCCTTAATTTCTTCTCGAACCTGGTTTCATTAGCCCTCGATAAAATTCTGAAGCTCGAAGAACTGGAAAAAGAAAACATTATTCTAACAAACAAACTCCAGTCCACCGAAGAAATTCCCGACATGATCGGTGCAAGCGTTGTTATGAGAAACCTTTCCCAACTCCTTTACAAGGTTGCCCAGACAGACGCTACAGTATTAATTGTCGGCGAGAGCGGAACAGGAAAGGAAATTGCTGCGAAAGCGATTCATCAGCTGAGTAAAAGAAAGGAAAAACCTTTTCTTGCGCAGTTCTGCGGATCGATTCCGGATAATCTACTCGAAAGCGAATTGTTCGGTTATAAAAAGGGCGCTTTCACGGGCGCCAATTCGGATAAGCAGGGACTCATCGAAGCAGCGGAAGGAGGCACGTTTTTCCTGGACGAAATCGGGGATATTTCCACGGCTCTCCAGGCAAAACTTCTTCGTGTTCTTGAAAGCAGGGAAATTATCCGGCTCGGCGATACCAAAGTAAAAAAAGCGGATGTAAGAATTATTGCGGCCACTAATAAAGACCTCCATTCACTTACAAAAGACGGACAGTTCAGGGAGGATCTTTTCTACCGGTTGAACGTTTTTCCTATTAAAATGCCGCCGTTACGTGAAAGGCGAGAGGATATTCCGATGCTGGCCAGTTACTTTGCCAGGAAACTCGGAAGAAAAGATGTCTCTATCGACCCGTCCGCAATTAAAAAACTTGAAAATTACTACTGGCCGGGAAATATTAGGCAGCTGATCAATGTGGTTCAAAGAGCTCTGATACTTAGCGATACAAACAGAATTTCAAACGAACATATAATAATGGAAGACAGCAGGGATGTTGCGGATTTTAAGGGGACTCTTCATGAATTTGAAATGCTGCTTCTCAAAAAACGTCTCGAAGAATTTAACGGCAACCGAACGCTTACCGCAAAATCTCTTGATGTTTCGGTAAGGTGGATACAACTCAAATTAAAGGAGATGGGCGAGCAATAG